In the Endozoicomonas sp. SCSIO W0465 genome, ATTTTCCAGCCATGTACCAGGCACTCGGCGGCACTGATGCACAAGTGACCGGGGGACGAACAGGCTTTCGCTGCACAACACCGGACTATCTGCCCGTGGTAGGCCCTATCGTTGACGTTAAGCAGTTTGTTGAAGCGTATGCCCCCCTCAGAAAAAACAGCAAGCTTACCATTGATGCACACCCCGGGTATCTGGATGGACTCTACGTTACCGCCGGACATGGCTCCAGGGGGATAATCTCCTGCCCTGTTGCCGGCGAAATCCTGGCTAACATGATCACCGGTGGAACCGATGACGCTAACGGTCTATTGATGCCGACAAAACTGCTGGAGGCCATTCACCCTTCCCGCTTCCTTATCAGAGATCTGATCAGAAACAACATTTAGGTGATTTTTTTGCAGTAGGGCAGACTATTCTCGGTCAGCCTGTTGCACCTCGTTCCCACGGTCCCGAGGCTGTCGCAAAACCCTGCGGACACTCTGGACATCTCGTTCCCATGCTCCGCGTGGGAATGCATACCTATCCCGCCACAAATACCATACTCGCATGGAGCCCCGAAACCCCTACCAGGCAGTGGCTCTTTCTCATGCTGCCAGATCCGTATGCGTTCCCACGCAGAGCATGGGAACGAGGGGTCTGGCTGTATGGGCATTAGCGCCTTTCCGCACTAGGTATATGCCGCAGTAAAACAGGTAGCAATACTCAAAGCGGAATCAACAGCTGCTATCTATCTTATCCTATGTGAATCAGGCGACACGCTGTTGCCTGCTCATGAAGCTCCTGTTTCAATCCATTCAGCAAACTGCGTCCAGGCAGCCTGATCCTACTCTTGGTTGCCTGTTTTTTTCCTGGTCAACTTTTGTCAGATCAATAAGTCCATCCCTAAAGTTAACCAAGACAAACGCCTGTGCCTTGCAAGCCACAGTAACCGGCGGGATTCTTTGCCAGATATTGCTGATGATACTCTTCTGCGTAATAGAACGGTGGGGCCTCTCGAATTTCTGTCGTAACCTCTGAATACCCCTGTTCTCGCAGAGACTTTGAGAATGTTTTCCTTAAGCTTTCAGCCAATCCAGCCTGTTCATCTGAGGTCGTATAAATGGCTGAACGATACTGAGTACCTACATCATTACCCTGCCTCATTCCCTGGGTAGGATCATGGGATTCCCAGAAACGTTTTAGCAACGCCTGTGTTGTGACCTTTTCAGGATCATAAACCACCATCACCGTTTCTGTATGTCCGGTTGCTCCGGTGCAGACTTCTTCATAACCCGGATTTGGCGTGTAACCGCCGGCATAGCCAACAGCCGTTGTATAAACACCGGGTAGTTGCCAGAACAGCCGCTCAGCTCCCCAGAAACAGCCAAGGCCAAGATAGATCGTCTGCAAGCCATCAGGAAATGGCGGTATCAATGGATGCCCATTCACATAATGCCGGGTTGGAACCGGCATGCTCTCTGTGCGGCCCGGAAGCGCCTCTTCTGCAGATAAGGGGGGTTGGATACTTGGGTTTACACCATCAACAGTCATAAAAAACTTACCTCTTGCTCCCATTTAAGAGATGGAACTTTTTAATCTATGAGCAATCATAATAAAGGAGCATAGAAGTGTGCCTCAAGAACGCAGTGCATTTCGCATTTCGACTCGACAGTTTTGGCAGATCAGTGCGAAGCAAATATGGATCCACTTAGGAGCTGTCCTGAGATAATTTCCAATTTCTGAATATCAAAACTTAGTTCGTCCTGAGCCTGTCGAAGGGCGTGAACTCCGGCCTCGTGTATTGTGCCAATCACCCTTCGACAAGCTCAGGATGAACGGAAATCGAGTTCAAAATGTGGAAATTATTTCGGGACAATTCCTTATTGCCTCCCAAAGGAACACCCGTGATACCGACAGAAACAATTGCGTCAGCTATTGGTGAATTCAAATCAATCAAGGATTACGTATTTTCAGAAAGATACAACCCTAAACGCCCGATTTTTAACCACAAATGGCTTATCACCTGCCCTACCGACGGGAGTGTCAGCCGCTTTCTGGTGCCGGATATCACCCGATATATCAGTAAATATCTGTCTTTTTCAGATTTTATTCGCTTTAGCTCGATTAACCGGGAGAATTACATTGCACTGCGCCAAGACCAGAAGCTGGTAGCCGAGGTAATTTGTCATGACCCCGGATTCTGCCGGTATCGATTCAACAATTTCAAGACGGTATCTGCCGAGAGTCAGGCATCTGAGTGTCGTGCGTTAACTAATCTGTTTAACGGAACACATACTGTCTCAGATTCGCTGTCGATTTATCGAACCGACAGAAAAGGCGTTAAACGAGAGGATTTAAAGGTCGTCAGGGTGGAAAGTTCCCATATTAGAGACCACATCCACACAGGCATTCTGAGTGACGGCAACCACTTTGTTTTTATTGATGGTACATTTGACTATACCGACAAGAAGACCATACGTTTTCACTTGGGCTTTCTCAATACTTATATCGGGAACTCGCTCAAGGACATCATAAAGTATATTAAAAAAAACCGATCCGATGATGACCTTGCAAAGTGCATCGACGGTATCGTGGTTATACAGTACCCCGAAAAGTGGCATACAGGAACTTGTCTTAAGGAGGCTACTGACCAATGACCAAAGCGACAAGTTTCCGCCAGCAATAGCCCCAAGCCGGCTAACCATCTCCGGTGGTTAGCAAAGCAGGGTCCAGCCGTTGGTCAAACCAGTTGTAACGCCAGTCCAGGTGTGCACCGGTAACCCGCCCGGTAGCACCCACTTCGCCGATGATGTCTCCCCGTTTGATGGCCGCGCCATTTTTGACTGATACTTTGCTGAGATGAAGAAAACTGGAAAAAAGGCCGTGGCCATGGTCAATAATGATGGTTCCCCCGGAATAGTAAAGATCAGCATCAACCAGTCGCACAATACCATCAGCCGGGGCTGCAACCGGTGTTCCGGTGGGTACGGCAATATCCAGACCATAGTGTGGGCGCCCCGGTTTACCGTTATACACTCGCTGACTGCCGTAGACGCCACTGATGCGACCTTTTACCGGCCAGCCAAAGCCGTTAAAAAAATCCTCCAGATCAGTATCAGGCACCCTGGCTTCACGCACCTGCTCAGCTTCTCTGCGGATACGGGATAACACCCGCTCATCCGGCGATACATATTTTCTGGCAATACCTGTCAATCGCTGAATATCATATTTCCGTGGCTTAAGGGTTAAATAAAAGGTCTTCAGTTCGCCACTGGCAAAGTGCTCTGTATAGGACTGCTCAAGCTCTGCATCACGCCCGAAACCAAGAATAAAGCGCCCATCTTTCGCTACCCGGACTTCCTGACTGCCATAAACAATCCGACTCCCTGGGGATGCATGACCAACCAAAATGCCGCCGGGGGTCAACTGACTCTGCAAGCCATCAGCATTCACTATCTGAGAAAACAGCAGAAGAAAAAAAACGGTAGCCAAATGCATCAAACTCACTCCTTTTATAATCCTGACCGGTAATAATTATCGGCATTTTGACTTTTAACAACGCAGTCGCGTAGTCTGGGAGACTCACCGGGTGCGCTCACCCAGCTGACCCCGTAGCGAGCATGGAAGAAAATTGAGGATAATAATTATGGACTTGATCATTCTCGGAACAGCCCTTGTTCTGCCTGTGACCTATGGCTTTGCGATACTCCTGTTATTAAACACAGGCAAGAGCCCAAACTTAACTGACATCCGCGACTGAGTTCTCTGCCACCAGGACTTTC is a window encoding:
- the msrA gene encoding peptide-methionine (S)-S-oxide reductase MsrA; translation: MPVPTRHYVNGHPLIPPFPDGLQTIYLGLGCFWGAERLFWQLPGVYTTAVGYAGGYTPNPGYEEVCTGATGHTETVMVVYDPEKVTTQALLKRFWESHDPTQGMRQGNDVGTQYRSAIYTTSDEQAGLAESLRKTFSKSLREQGYSEVTTEIREAPPFYYAEEYHQQYLAKNPAGYCGLQGTGVCLG
- a CDS encoding M23 family metallopeptidase, whose amino-acid sequence is MHLATVFFLLLFSQIVNADGLQSQLTPGGILVGHASPGSRIVYGSQEVRVAKDGRFILGFGRDAELEQSYTEHFASGELKTFYLTLKPRKYDIQRLTGIARKYVSPDERVLSRIRREAEQVREARVPDTDLEDFFNGFGWPVKGRISGVYGSQRVYNGKPGRPHYGLDIAVPTGTPVAAPADGIVRLVDADLYYSGGTIIIDHGHGLFSSFLHLSKVSVKNGAAIKRGDIIGEVGATGRVTGAHLDWRYNWFDQRLDPALLTTGDG